In Egibacteraceae bacterium, the following proteins share a genomic window:
- a CDS encoding cell wall-binding repeat-containing protein, with the protein MHRGIPVLPVLGVLAVLALPAGPTASAAPTDLAVSDPAPAPGAVVAAGETVLHARVHGPHPITAARFTVDTEPPVHAQVDAHDPTLGTPVRVPVALAPGAHAVRVEAEDAEGRRVDRTWWVTATERSVRRHAGRSRVDTAVAVSAAAYPDAGRAPAAVLARADAFPDALAGVPMAVAVDGPLLLARSDELPAATADELRRVLEPGAVVHLLGGEGALGASVRRDVAALGFETRRHGGIDRYATAAAVARALPASTGAVLASGTAFPDALAASAPAAREGWPILLTAADHLPDTTADALALRQVTHLSLIGGGAAVSGAVEDHAAQTVATVTRLAGADRYATAAAVVEAFYPDPSGMSLASGADFPDALAGTRHAALLDQPLLLTAPAHLPPATADALRVRRPRRLDVYGGAAAVADDTAQQALHAAVDGPHSPRVTATSPAGGQTLADLAPVTVQVDRPVDPARSSVHVEVAGAEVTGALDATATGQTLTFRPHARAAAAYDTLWPGRVRVRAVAPDGTVGHHVVAFTYLEPDPVYATVGAISLHLPARDVDLIGFHQASHPGARHQSPRSTATPHMVLPTRDRGTGSHTAADVVVDPADPVLAPVAGRVVRAGSYPLYCRYHDDFVVIEPDERPGWEVKMLHLHGLQVGVGDRVEPTRTVIAAGARVLPFESQVDRYSTARWPHVHLEVIDPSIPPAPGGGC; encoded by the coding sequence CTGCCGGCCGGGCCGACGGCGAGCGCGGCCCCCACCGACCTGGCGGTCTCCGACCCGGCGCCCGCCCCCGGAGCGGTCGTCGCGGCGGGCGAGACCGTGCTGCACGCTCGCGTGCACGGCCCGCACCCGATCACCGCAGCGCGCTTCACGGTCGACACCGAGCCGCCCGTCCACGCGCAGGTCGACGCGCACGACCCGACCCTGGGCACGCCGGTGCGGGTCCCGGTCGCCCTGGCTCCGGGCGCGCACGCCGTGCGGGTGGAGGCCGAGGATGCCGAGGGCCGTCGCGTCGACCGCACCTGGTGGGTGACGGCCACCGAACGGTCCGTGCGCCGCCACGCAGGGCGCAGCCGCGTCGACACGGCCGTGGCGGTGTCGGCCGCGGCCTACCCCGATGCCGGGCGGGCGCCCGCCGCCGTGCTCGCGCGGGCCGACGCGTTCCCCGATGCCCTGGCGGGCGTCCCGATGGCCGTCGCGGTGGACGGCCCCCTGCTGCTGGCGCGGTCTGACGAGCTCCCCGCTGCCACGGCGGACGAGCTGCGCCGGGTGCTGGAACCCGGCGCCGTCGTGCACCTGCTCGGCGGCGAGGGGGCACTCGGCGCCAGCGTCCGACGCGACGTCGCGGCCTTGGGCTTCGAAACCAGGCGACACGGCGGGATCGACCGCTACGCCACGGCCGCGGCGGTCGCGCGGGCGCTGCCGGCATCGACGGGGGCGGTCCTGGCCTCCGGCACCGCCTTCCCCGACGCCCTGGCCGCCTCGGCGCCGGCGGCCCGCGAGGGATGGCCCATCCTGCTGACCGCCGCGGACCACCTGCCCGACACGACCGCGGACGCGCTCGCCCTGCGCCAGGTGACCCACCTGAGCCTGATCGGGGGCGGGGCCGCGGTCAGCGGGGCCGTGGAGGACCACGCGGCGCAGACGGTCGCGACCGTGACCCGTCTGGCCGGTGCGGACCGCTACGCCACCGCCGCGGCGGTCGTCGAGGCCTTCTACCCGGACCCGTCGGGGATGTCGCTGGCCAGCGGCGCCGACTTCCCCGATGCCCTGGCCGGCACCCGCCACGCGGCGCTGCTCGACCAGCCCCTGCTGCTCACCGCGCCCGCCCATCTGCCCCCCGCCACCGCCGACGCGCTGCGGGTGCGGCGCCCGCGCCGGCTCGACGTGTACGGCGGAGCGGCGGCCGTGGCCGACGACACCGCCCAGCAGGCCCTGCACGCGGCGGTGGACGGACCGCACAGCCCGCGGGTGACCGCCACGTCGCCCGCGGGCGGACAGACCCTCGCCGACCTCGCGCCGGTCACCGTCCAGGTGGACCGACCCGTGGACCCGGCCCGCTCGAGCGTGCACGTGGAGGTCGCCGGGGCCGAGGTCACCGGTGCGCTGGACGCCACGGCCACCGGCCAGACCCTGACCTTTCGCCCCCATGCACGCGCCGCCGCCGCCTACGACACGCTGTGGCCGGGACGCGTCCGGGTCCGGGCGGTCGCCCCCGACGGCACGGTCGGGCACCACGTCGTCGCGTTCACCTACCTCGAGCCGGACCCGGTCTACGCCACGGTCGGGGCCATCAGCCTGCATCTGCCCGCCCGTGACGTCGACCTGATCGGCTTCCACCAGGCCAGCCACCCGGGCGCCCGGCACCAGTCCCCCCGCTCGACCGCCACGCCCCACATGGTCCTGCCGACCCGCGACCGCGGCACCGGGTCGCACACCGCGGCCGACGTCGTCGTCGACCCGGCCGACCCGGTGCTCGCACCGGTGGCGGGTCGGGTGGTCCGGGCGGGGTCCTACCCGCTGTACTGCCGCTACCACGACGACTTCGTCGTGATCGAGCCCGACGAGCGCCCAGGCTGGGAGGTCAAGATGCTGCACCTGCACGGGCTGCAGGTGGGCGTGGGCGACCGGGTGGAGCCCACCCGCACGGTCATCGCCGCCGGCGCCCGCGTCCTGCCCTTCGAGTCGCAGGTCGACCGGTACTCCACGGCCCGGTGGCCCCACGTGCACCTCGAGGTCATCGACCCGTCGATCCCGCCGGCGCCCGGCGGCGGCTGCTGA